One genomic region from Microcystis panniformis FACHB-1757 encodes:
- a CDS encoding M15 family metallopeptidase, with product MKPYQKIPIRECGEPLVPIPADKFVIPSPHAYEKLGANYRGKSPYFLRQGVLNALIDAQNRLQVYQPGWQILIFDAYRPIEVQQFMVDYSFQTLLDTKGLAKEKLSEAESQAILTEVYTIWAIPSDNAATPPPHSTGAAIDITLVDEKGQTIDMGGEIDEIGERSHPDHYIAAKSPREQSYHQKRVLLAKVMEEAGFSRHKGEWWHFSLGDQMWAWSLDRAYAIYGRVED from the coding sequence ATGAAACCCTACCAAAAAATTCCTATTCGTGAATGTGGGGAACCCCTAGTACCTATACCCGCAGATAAATTTGTTATCCCTTCTCCCCATGCTTACGAGAAATTGGGGGCTAATTATCGGGGTAAATCTCCCTATTTTTTGCGACAAGGGGTGTTAAATGCTCTGATTGACGCTCAAAACCGTCTGCAAGTCTATCAACCCGGTTGGCAAATTCTGATTTTTGATGCCTATCGACCGATCGAAGTGCAACAATTTATGGTCGATTATAGTTTTCAGACTCTCCTAGACACAAAAGGATTAGCCAAAGAGAAACTATCGGAGGCAGAAAGTCAAGCGATTTTAACAGAAGTTTACACTATTTGGGCAATTCCCAGCGATAATGCCGCCACCCCGCCTCCCCATAGTACCGGAGCGGCGATCGATATTACCCTAGTGGACGAGAAGGGACAAACCATCGACATGGGAGGAGAAATCGATGAGATCGGAGAGCGATCGCATCCCGATCATTATATTGCCGCAAAAAGCCCACGAGAACAGAGCTATCATCAAAAACGAGTTTTATTGGCTAAAGTGATGGAGGAGGCGGGATTTAGCCGACATAAGGGGGAATGGTGGCATTTTTCCCTAGGGGATCAGATGTGGGCCTGGTCGCTCGATCGAGCCTACGCCATCTATGGCAGAGTGGAGGATTAG
- a CDS encoding response regulator, producing MTTVLIVEDDPINFRVFAKILTKRGGLEVKGTEDVEEVLRIARDKEADVILMDVSLSHSVYEGKAVDGIKISQILKANPETADLPVILVTAHAMEGDRENFLKQSQADGYISKPVVDHQAFVEQILAIIPRDSV from the coding sequence ATGACGACTGTTTTGATTGTAGAAGACGACCCGATTAATTTTCGCGTTTTTGCCAAAATTTTGACCAAACGAGGTGGTCTAGAGGTTAAAGGGACCGAAGACGTGGAAGAAGTGCTTCGTATTGCTCGGGATAAGGAAGCGGACGTGATCTTAATGGATGTCTCCCTCTCCCATAGTGTCTATGAAGGGAAAGCGGTGGATGGTATTAAAATCAGCCAAATTCTCAAAGCTAACCCCGAAACCGCCGATTTACCCGTTATTCTCGTCACCGCTCACGCTATGGAAGGCGATCGAGAGAATTTTCTCAAGCAGAGTCAGGCCGATGGTTATATTTCTAAACCGGTGGTTGATCACCAAGCTTTTGTTGAGCAAATTTTGGCGATTATCCCTCGGGATTCAGTCTAA
- a CDS encoding YdcF family protein: MGKKSKNFVRKHRHWQRWLKLTLILVFGFIILNLAINLAVRLPINQQKPIDAILVLGGSIRREIYAANLAQQYPNIPILISEGSKDPCILLLFERAKAPKTNVWLEKCADSTFGNFFFAVPILKQWGVHKVKVITSPTHLPRAQWLAAIHLQSHGIAVEIDAVREIGIPGNHESKLKTGLDVTRSIIWAFVGQLISPPCWQVIPLNSVDLEAWRDQGFKCESQGKIS, encoded by the coding sequence ATGGGGAAAAAATCGAAAAATTTTGTGCGTAAACACCGGCATTGGCAAAGATGGTTAAAACTAACTCTGATTCTGGTTTTTGGGTTTATTATCCTTAATCTAGCGATTAATTTAGCCGTCCGCTTGCCAATTAATCAACAAAAACCCATTGATGCCATCTTAGTTTTGGGGGGCAGCATTCGTCGGGAAATTTATGCAGCTAATCTGGCCCAGCAATACCCCAATATACCGATTTTGATTTCCGAAGGCTCGAAAGACCCCTGTATTTTATTACTATTTGAACGGGCAAAAGCGCCAAAAACTAACGTCTGGTTAGAAAAGTGTGCTGATTCTACCTTCGGCAATTTTTTCTTTGCCGTGCCAATTTTAAAACAATGGGGAGTACATAAAGTAAAAGTCATCACCTCTCCTACTCATTTACCTCGCGCTCAATGGTTAGCAGCAATTCACTTGCAATCCCACGGTATAGCAGTAGAAATCGATGCAGTCAGAGAAATTGGTATTCCGGGTAATCACGAATCAAAGCTAAAAACTGGTTTAGATGTGACTAGAAGTATAATTTGGGCTTTTGTGGGACAATTAATCTCTCCCCCCTGTTGGCAAGTCATTCCCTTAAATTCCGTTGATTTAGAAGCTTGGCGCGATCAAGGTTTTAAATGTGAATCCCAAGGTAAGATCAGCTAA
- the kdpC gene encoding K(+)-transporting ATPase subunit C, translating to MSFAREAGRAIRSTLVLWVITALIYPFSMIAIGQILFPWQANGSLITNNQGQVVGSALIGQPFTSDRYFNSRPSTTAYSTAAPKNDPNKVLQTGVSGASNLAPSNPALIDRIKGKPDSDMKKALEGEIPRLEKAAIKPTADLVYTSGSGLDPHITPEAARSQIERVARSRGLPTNQVEILVIKNTDERFLGIFGEPGVNLLKLNLALDAIANSRANSR from the coding sequence ATGAGTTTTGCACGCGAGGCCGGTAGAGCCATCCGTTCTACCCTAGTTCTCTGGGTGATCACTGCGCTGATCTATCCTTTCTCGATGATCGCCATCGGTCAAATTCTTTTTCCCTGGCAAGCAAACGGGAGTTTAATTACCAATAATCAAGGTCAAGTGGTGGGTTCGGCTCTAATTGGGCAACCTTTCACCAGCGATCGCTATTTCAATAGTCGTCCAAGTACCACCGCCTACAGTACGGCCGCTCCGAAAAACGATCCTAACAAAGTCCTGCAAACCGGAGTTTCGGGAGCGAGTAACCTGGCCCCTAGTAACCCCGCATTGATTGATCGCATTAAAGGAAAACCCGATTCCGACATGAAAAAAGCACTGGAGGGGGAGATTCCCCGATTAGAGAAAGCGGCAATTAAACCCACCGCAGATCTAGTATATACCTCCGGTTCCGGTCTCGATCCCCATATCACCCCAGAGGCCGCCAGGTCGCAGATCGAGCGGGTGGCGCGCTCGCGGGGATTACCGACGAATCAAGTGGAGATCCTCGTTATCAAAAACACCGACGAGCGCTTTCTCGGCATCTTCGGCGAACCGGGGGTTAACCTGCTGAAACTGAATTTGGCTCTAGATGCGATCGCAAATTCCCGCGCAAATTCCCGATAG
- a CDS encoding potassium-transporting ATPase subunit F — protein MKASLRKYRFFWYIFLNFCLTILFSSIVQASTGSTINRGQSFALTLLGLVAFALFIYLFLVIFVPERF, from the coding sequence ATGAAAGCATCCCTTAGAAAATACCGATTTTTCTGGTATATTTTCTTAAATTTCTGTCTAACAATTCTTTTCTCCTCCATCGTTCAAGCTTCTACGGGAAGCACTATAAATAGGGGGCAATCCTTCGCATTAACCCTTTTAGGATTAGTCGCTTTTGCTTTATTTATCTACCTATTCCTTGTCATCTTTGTACCGGAGAGGTTTTAA
- a CDS encoding DNA cytosine methyltransferase encodes MGKSAIFKPSLFGLKHSNRDFSQKETWGKNQFNSSFPASLCAYLDWKGMKNIYLKLDENLKIQPAELSTQELYGLAPDSDNLFYAFESQFRGGSKMITIDLFAGCGGLSLGFQKAGFTIVAAFDNWIPAIDVYSNNFSHPIFNVDLSRESNQEILAQYNPEIIVGSPPCQDFSSAGKRNEGLGRANLTLTFAEIVTRVSPQWFVMENVDRIEKSKILTQAKQIFKSHGYGLTGKVINSCYCGVPQTRKRYFLIGKMNEEDDFLIDEINNNLSSQPLTVFDYMGKELDIEYYYRHPRSYQRRAIFSIYEPSPTIRGVNRPVPKTYRQHPGDACHLKEKLRPLTTIERSYIQTFPKDFIFAGTKSNLEQMIGNAVPVNLARYVGQCILNYELKKGKKTTY; translated from the coding sequence ATGGGAAAATCGGCAATATTTAAGCCTAGTTTATTCGGATTGAAGCACTCGAATCGGGATTTTAGCCAAAAAGAAACATGGGGGAAAAATCAATTTAATTCCTCATTTCCAGCTTCTTTGTGCGCTTACTTGGATTGGAAAGGAATGAAAAATATATATCTGAAACTCGATGAAAATTTAAAAATTCAACCGGCGGAGTTAAGTACACAAGAGTTATACGGTTTAGCTCCCGATTCCGATAATTTATTTTATGCTTTCGAGAGTCAATTTAGAGGAGGGAGCAAAATGATCACAATCGATTTATTTGCTGGTTGTGGTGGTTTATCTTTAGGTTTCCAGAAAGCGGGGTTTACTATTGTGGCTGCATTTGATAATTGGATACCTGCTATAGATGTCTATAGCAATAACTTTAGTCATCCGATATTTAATGTCGATTTGTCTAGAGAATCTAATCAAGAAATATTGGCTCAATATAATCCTGAGATTATTGTCGGCAGCCCTCCTTGTCAAGACTTTTCTAGTGCCGGTAAGAGAAACGAGGGTTTAGGACGAGCGAATCTAACGCTCACATTCGCTGAAATTGTCACTAGAGTAAGTCCCCAATGGTTCGTTATGGAAAATGTGGATAGAATTGAGAAAAGTAAAATACTCACTCAGGCAAAACAAATTTTTAAAAGTCATGGTTATGGTTTAACTGGAAAAGTTATTAATTCTTGTTACTGCGGAGTTCCTCAAACTAGAAAAAGATATTTTCTGATCGGTAAAATGAACGAAGAAGATGATTTTTTGATCGATGAAATCAATAACAATTTATCAAGTCAACCTCTGACTGTATTTGACTATATGGGCAAAGAATTAGATATAGAATACTATTATAGACATCCTAGAAGCTATCAAAGAAGGGCGATATTCAGTATTTATGAACCTAGCCCTACTATTCGAGGAGTAAATCGACCAGTTCCCAAAACCTATCGACAACATCCCGGGGATGCTTGTCATCTTAAGGAAAAATTAAGACCGTTAACAACAATCGAGCGAAGCTATATTCAAACTTTTCCTAAAGACTTTATTTTTGCTGGAACAAAATCTAATCTAGAACAAATGATTGGCAATGCTGTCCCTGTTAATTTGGCCAGATATGTGGGCCAATGTATTCTTAACTATGAATTGAAAAAGGGGAAAAAGACAACCTATTGA
- the kdpB gene encoding potassium-transporting ATPase subunit KdpB, giving the protein MRTNKGNSKSPRPLRVPRGRRDDRRHTPKVNRTGLYQSAIRQSFLKLDPRIAVRNPVLFVVWLGTIVTALVTIDPYLFGTIAGEKGQQRLLNGIITLILFLTVLFANFAEAIAEGRGKAQADALRSTRSDTIARKILADGSIESVSSTALGRGDRVKLLAGDVIPADGEVIEGIGSVDESAITGESAPVLKQPGTDIASSVTGGTRLLSDELTVRITQDPGQGFIDRMISLVEGAERTKTPNEIALTVLLAVLTQVFLIVVATIPPIGNYIAGFLETSLSPAVANTFRAGSSIAILISLLVALIPTTIGGLLSAIGIAGMDRVAQFNVIATSGRAVEACGDVNTLLLDKTGTITLGNRLADEFIPANGHNLEELAQVCLAASLFDETPEGRSIVTLARNLGANPDIDGQPGEAIPFSARTRMSGTDRDGEEYRKGAVEAIKGFVRSRGGSVPASLDQAQERVSRLGGTPLAVCRGNDIYGVIYLKDIVKPGLKERFDQLRRMGVKTIMLTGDNQITASVIAAEAGVDDFIAEATPEDKIEVIRREQSQGKLVAMTGDGTNDAPALAQANVGVAMNSGTQAAKEAANMVDLDSDPTKLIDLVTIGKQLLITRGALTTFSVANDIAKYFAIIPTIFAAAGIGALNIMGLKSAQSAIVSALIYNALIIPVLIPLALKGVQFRPLTADQLLRRNILIYGVGGVIAPFIAIKIIDEIISAIGLR; this is encoded by the coding sequence ATGAGAACGAACAAAGGAAATTCCAAATCCCCCCGACCGTTGCGAGTGCCGAGAGGTCGCCGGGACGACCGGCGCCATACCCCCAAGGTAAACCGGACCGGTCTCTATCAAAGCGCGATCCGGCAGTCCTTTCTCAAACTCGACCCGCGCATCGCCGTGCGTAACCCTGTCCTATTCGTGGTCTGGTTGGGAACGATCGTCACGGCCCTGGTGACGATCGACCCGTATCTATTCGGCACGATCGCTGGGGAGAAGGGACAACAACGGCTACTTAACGGCATCATCACCCTGATCCTCTTCTTAACCGTGCTGTTTGCCAACTTCGCCGAGGCGATCGCCGAGGGACGGGGAAAAGCCCAGGCCGATGCCCTGCGATCGACCCGCAGCGACACGATCGCCCGAAAAATCCTGGCCGACGGTTCGATCGAGTCGGTCAGTTCCACGGCCTTGGGTCGGGGCGATCGGGTAAAACTGCTGGCTGGGGACGTGATTCCCGCCGACGGGGAAGTGATCGAGGGAATCGGTTCGGTGGATGAATCGGCGATCACCGGAGAATCGGCCCCGGTCCTCAAACAACCCGGCACCGACATCGCCAGTTCCGTCACCGGTGGTACGCGGCTTCTCTCGGACGAGTTGACAGTGCGGATCACCCAAGACCCCGGCCAGGGTTTTATCGATCGCATGATCTCCCTGGTGGAAGGGGCCGAGCGCACGAAAACCCCCAACGAGATCGCGCTGACGGTACTTCTAGCCGTGTTAACCCAAGTCTTTTTAATTGTCGTCGCCACGATTCCGCCGATTGGGAACTATATCGCTGGTTTTCTGGAAACGAGCCTCAGTCCTGCGGTGGCGAATACCTTTCGGGCCGGCTCCAGTATCGCCATCTTGATCTCCCTCCTCGTCGCCCTCATTCCCACGACGATCGGCGGTTTATTGAGTGCGATCGGCATCGCTGGGATGGATCGTGTGGCTCAGTTTAATGTCATCGCCACCTCTGGACGCGCCGTGGAAGCCTGCGGTGACGTAAATACCCTCCTTCTCGACAAAACGGGAACAATCACCCTCGGCAACCGGCTGGCTGACGAATTTATCCCCGCCAACGGTCATAACCTCGAGGAATTAGCCCAGGTCTGTCTAGCGGCCAGCCTTTTCGACGAAACCCCGGAAGGACGCTCGATCGTTACCTTAGCCCGGAATTTGGGCGCAAACCCCGATATCGATGGCCAACCCGGTGAGGCAATCCCATTCTCGGCTCGTACCCGCATGAGCGGCACCGATAGGGACGGGGAGGAATACCGCAAGGGGGCCGTAGAAGCGATTAAAGGTTTCGTCCGTTCTAGGGGTGGTTCCGTTCCCGCCAGCCTCGATCAGGCACAGGAAAGGGTTTCCCGTTTGGGGGGAACTCCCCTGGCCGTCTGTCGGGGTAACGATATCTACGGGGTGATCTATCTCAAAGATATAGTGAAACCAGGATTAAAAGAGCGTTTCGACCAATTACGGCGCATGGGTGTGAAAACGATCATGCTCACCGGCGACAACCAGATCACGGCCTCGGTGATCGCGGCGGAGGCGGGGGTGGATGATTTTATCGCCGAGGCTACCCCGGAAGATAAGATCGAGGTGATCCGTCGCGAGCAATCCCAGGGCAAGTTAGTTGCCATGACGGGGGACGGCACTAACGACGCACCGGCACTGGCCCAGGCTAATGTCGGTGTGGCGATGAACTCTGGAACCCAAGCGGCGAAGGAGGCGGCTAATATGGTGGATCTCGATTCCGACCCGACCAAGCTGATCGATTTAGTGACCATCGGCAAACAGTTATTAATTACCCGCGGCGCCCTGACCACGTTTTCGGTAGCTAACGATATTGCTAAGTATTTCGCCATTATCCCGACGATTTTCGCCGCTGCCGGGATCGGTGCTTTAAACATTATGGGTTTGAAAAGCGCTCAATCGGCGATCGTCTCAGCCCTGATCTACAATGCCCTGATTATCCCCGTTTTGATTCCCCTAGCACTTAAAGGCGTTCAATTTCGCCCGCTCACCGCCGACCAACTATTGCGGCGCAATATCCTCATCTACGGCGTGGGAGGCGTGATCGCGCCGTTTATTGCTATTAAGATTATTGATGAGATAATTTCAGCGATCGGGTTGAGGTAA